One Corynebacterium uterequi DNA segment encodes these proteins:
- the glgX gene encoding glycogen debranching protein GlgX translates to MSSQASHDQQVWPGQAYPLGSTYDGAGTNFALFSDIADRIELCLLDRDDNETRIELTEVDAHVWHCYLPGVVPGQRYGYRVYGPYDPGAGLRCDPNKLLVDPYARAFDGEFDGDASLFSYDIFAPEPGTGRNEEDSLGHTMKSVVINPFFDWGNDRAPNIPYHETVIYETHVKGMTATHPDVPEHLRGTYAGMAHPSVIDYLKNLGVTAVELMPVHQFLQDDRLRNLGLRNYWGYNTFGFFAPHQDYAAAERPSEAVAEFKGMVRAYHEAGMEVILDVVYNHTSEGNHLGPTIAFRGIDNQAYYRLVDNDQFHYMDYTGTGNSFNVRHPHSLQLILDSLRYWVTEMRVDGFRFDLASTLAREFNDVDRLATFFDLVQQDPVVSQVKLIAEPWDVGHNGYQVGNFPPLWTEWNGKYRDTVRDFWRGEPATLGEFASRLTGSSDLYANNDRRPTASINFITAHDGFTLNDLVSYNEKHNMANGEDNRDGESHNRSWNHGVEGPTDDEEILQLRGRQRRNFLTTLLLSLGTPMISHGDEIGRTQNGNNNVYCQDNELSWMDWDQLEENKALHDFTKRLINIRKRHPVFRRRRFLKGGPLGTDVRDRDIAWLVPSGDLMTQDDWDFDFGKALMVYLNGNAITEPDSRGQEIVDDSFILMFNAHYEEIDFTLPPKQLGVKWQLIVDTTEATGYPLDASEVDCNGTIRVPARSTMVLKQLEPPVYDELDEDESPEKGPRPVAEGIDVLEASTVSIPEEEEPAVEVERRTELTPGVGHQNKAVDVYEEDPEDV, encoded by the coding sequence ATGAGTTCTCAAGCTTCCCACGATCAGCAGGTGTGGCCGGGTCAGGCGTACCCGCTGGGATCTACCTACGACGGTGCCGGTACGAATTTTGCGTTGTTCTCGGACATCGCGGATCGCATTGAACTGTGTCTGTTGGACCGTGACGACAACGAGACTCGAATCGAGCTCACCGAGGTCGACGCCCACGTCTGGCATTGCTACCTGCCCGGCGTGGTGCCCGGCCAGCGCTATGGTTACCGCGTGTACGGCCCCTATGACCCGGGTGCAGGCCTGCGCTGCGACCCCAACAAGTTGCTCGTGGACCCGTACGCCCGGGCCTTCGACGGCGAGTTCGACGGCGACGCCTCCCTATTCTCCTACGACATCTTCGCCCCGGAGCCGGGCACCGGCCGAAATGAGGAAGATAGCCTCGGGCACACGATGAAGTCCGTGGTCATCAACCCGTTCTTCGACTGGGGTAATGACCGCGCGCCGAACATCCCCTACCACGAGACGGTCATTTACGAGACCCACGTCAAGGGCATGACGGCGACGCACCCGGACGTCCCCGAGCACCTGCGCGGCACGTACGCCGGCATGGCGCACCCGTCGGTCATCGACTACCTCAAGAACCTCGGGGTGACCGCCGTCGAGCTGATGCCGGTGCACCAGTTCCTTCAGGATGACCGCCTGCGCAACCTGGGCCTGCGCAATTACTGGGGTTACAACACCTTCGGTTTCTTCGCCCCGCACCAGGACTATGCCGCCGCGGAAAGGCCCAGCGAGGCCGTCGCGGAGTTCAAGGGCATGGTGCGCGCCTACCACGAGGCGGGCATGGAAGTCATCCTCGACGTGGTGTACAACCACACCTCCGAGGGCAACCACTTGGGCCCGACCATCGCCTTCCGCGGCATCGATAACCAGGCCTACTACCGCCTGGTCGATAACGACCAGTTCCACTACATGGACTACACGGGCACGGGTAACTCCTTCAACGTTCGCCACCCGCACTCCCTGCAGCTCATCCTGGACAGCCTGCGCTACTGGGTGACTGAGATGCGCGTCGATGGCTTCCGCTTCGACCTCGCTTCTACTCTGGCCCGCGAGTTCAACGACGTCGACCGCTTGGCCACCTTCTTCGACCTGGTCCAGCAGGACCCGGTCGTGTCTCAGGTCAAGCTCATTGCCGAGCCCTGGGACGTGGGCCACAACGGCTACCAGGTGGGTAACTTCCCACCGCTGTGGACGGAGTGGAACGGTAAGTACCGCGACACGGTGCGCGACTTCTGGCGCGGCGAGCCCGCCACCCTCGGCGAGTTCGCGTCCCGGCTGACCGGCTCCTCCGACCTCTACGCCAACAACGACCGTCGCCCCACGGCGTCGATCAACTTCATCACTGCCCACGACGGCTTCACCCTCAACGACCTGGTCAGCTACAACGAGAAGCACAACATGGCCAACGGTGAGGACAACCGCGACGGCGAGTCCCACAACCGCTCGTGGAACCACGGCGTGGAGGGCCCGACCGATGACGAGGAGATTCTGCAGCTGCGCGGCCGGCAGCGCCGCAACTTCCTCACCACGCTGCTGCTGAGCCTGGGCACGCCCATGATTAGCCACGGCGACGAGATCGGCCGCACCCAAAACGGCAACAACAACGTCTACTGCCAGGACAACGAGCTGTCCTGGATGGACTGGGATCAGCTGGAGGAGAACAAGGCGCTGCACGACTTCACTAAGCGCCTCATCAACATCCGCAAGCGCCACCCCGTCTTCCGCCGCCGCCGCTTCCTCAAGGGCGGCCCGCTGGGCACCGACGTCCGCGATCGTGACATCGCCTGGCTGGTGCCCTCCGGCGACCTCATGACCCAGGATGACTGGGACTTTGACTTCGGCAAGGCTCTCATGGTGTACCTCAACGGCAACGCCATCACCGAGCCGGACTCCCGCGGCCAGGAGATCGTGGATGATTCCTTCATCCTCATGTTTAACGCCCATTACGAGGAGATCGACTTCACCCTGCCGCCGAAGCAGCTGGGCGTGAAGTGGCAGCTCATCGTGGACACCACGGAGGCCACCGGCTACCCGCTCGATGCCAGCGAGGTCGATTGCAATGGCACCATTCGGGTGCCGGCGCGGTCGACGATGGTGCTCAAGCAGCTGGAGCCGCCGGTGTACGACGAGCTTGACGAGGACGAGTCCCCGGAGAAGGGTCCGCGCCCCGTCGCCGAAGGAATCGACGTCCTGGAGGCCAGCACCGTGAGCATTCCGGAGGAAGAGGAACCGGCCGTGGAGGTCGAACGCCGCACCGAGTTGACCCCGGGAGTGGGGCACCAGAATAAGGCCGTCGACGTTTACGAGGAGGACCCGGAGGATGTTTAA
- the treY gene encoding malto-oligosyltrehalose synthase codes for MRRPITATYRLQLRGPQADPAGRRFGFAEAAELVDYLADLGVSHLYLSPILTADPTSNHNYDVIDATEVNPELGGIEGLRELARTAHAAGLGLIIDIVPNHMSVATPYLTPWWWDVLKNGQDSEFEPYFDIDFSPDNGAGGKIGLPILGQEGDEDKLTIEHNEHVDELVLAYYEHHFPIAPGTCDGPHDDPAQVYARQHYRLMYWRDGVISYRRFFSVNTLAGIRQEDPLVFEHTHRVLRQLCAEDIIDGVRVDHPDGLADPFAYLHRLRDLIGPDRWLVIEKILAVNEPLDPRLSVDGTTGYDALRELDGVFVSREAEDTLSMVALRQSGSPWDETSFQAIEQQLKRDVAASELAAEVSRLARAIRRDNFSTAGSTVSDELLISTVIELVAAIPVYRADYESLSRVTSTVFADMASRFPSRRDALDLIAAAFSERGEANTRFAQVCGAVMAKGVEDTTFYRACRLVALQEVGGAPGRFGVSSAEFHLLNDERARLWPRAMTTLTTHDTKRSEDVRSRIIGLTEIPTEFAEFVDRLSGLVPAPDPATGLFLLQNLIGVWPADGAVSDTLVQRFQDYSLKAIREAGVRTSWVDQDPAFETAVADWVDALMRGPAAPIITAFVAPLADTAVCVSLSRKLLQLIAPGIPDVYQGQELFDDSLVDPDNRRFVDYTARRQLLQQLDITAELRADDDPNLALLHTVREALRLRRRLPEMFDGGRYEAVFAEGPRAGHLVGMARGYADSTAVIAVGTRRPHTLDVSGGWQDTTLTLPEGEWVDKLSGRRLSGVVPAADVFADFPTALLVNAQLDEQTR; via the coding sequence ATGCGACGCCCCATCACCGCCACGTACCGTCTCCAACTCCGCGGTCCGCAGGCCGACCCGGCGGGCCGGCGTTTCGGGTTTGCCGAGGCGGCCGAGCTGGTCGATTACCTAGCTGACCTGGGCGTCAGCCACCTTTATCTGTCTCCGATCCTCACCGCCGACCCGACGTCGAACCACAACTATGACGTCATCGATGCCACCGAGGTCAACCCCGAGCTCGGCGGCATCGAGGGCCTGCGCGAACTGGCCCGCACCGCCCACGCCGCGGGGTTGGGTCTCATCATCGATATTGTGCCCAACCACATGAGCGTCGCCACCCCGTACCTCACCCCCTGGTGGTGGGACGTGCTCAAGAACGGCCAAGACTCCGAGTTTGAGCCCTACTTCGACATCGACTTCAGCCCGGATAATGGCGCCGGCGGCAAGATCGGCCTGCCGATCCTCGGCCAGGAAGGTGACGAGGACAAGCTCACCATCGAGCACAACGAGCACGTCGACGAGCTCGTCCTCGCCTACTACGAGCACCACTTCCCCATCGCCCCCGGCACCTGCGACGGGCCTCACGACGACCCGGCGCAGGTGTACGCCCGCCAGCACTACCGCCTGATGTATTGGCGCGACGGCGTCATCTCCTACCGTCGCTTCTTCTCCGTCAACACCCTCGCCGGCATCCGGCAGGAGGACCCCCTCGTCTTCGAGCACACCCACCGGGTGCTGCGCCAGCTGTGCGCCGAGGACATCATCGACGGCGTGCGCGTTGACCACCCCGACGGCCTCGCCGACCCCTTCGCCTACCTCCACCGCTTGCGCGACCTCATCGGCCCGGACCGCTGGTTGGTCATCGAGAAGATCCTCGCCGTCAACGAGCCGCTTGACCCTCGCCTGTCCGTAGACGGCACCACTGGCTACGACGCGCTGCGCGAGCTCGACGGCGTCTTCGTCTCCCGGGAGGCGGAGGACACTCTGTCCATGGTGGCCCTGCGGCAGTCCGGTTCCCCCTGGGACGAGACCTCCTTCCAGGCCATCGAGCAGCAGCTCAAACGGGACGTGGCGGCCTCCGAACTGGCCGCCGAGGTGTCCCGCCTCGCCCGCGCCATCCGGCGCGACAACTTCTCCACCGCCGGTTCCACGGTGTCCGACGAGTTGCTGATCTCCACGGTTATCGAGCTGGTCGCCGCCATCCCGGTCTACCGTGCGGACTACGAATCCCTCTCCCGGGTCACCTCCACCGTCTTCGCCGATATGGCCTCCCGCTTCCCCTCCCGGCGTGACGCGCTCGACCTCATCGCCGCCGCCTTCAGCGAACGCGGCGAGGCGAACACTCGTTTCGCCCAGGTGTGCGGCGCAGTCATGGCCAAGGGCGTGGAGGACACCACCTTCTACCGTGCGTGCCGCCTGGTGGCGCTGCAGGAGGTCGGTGGCGCGCCGGGGCGTTTCGGCGTGTCCAGTGCGGAGTTCCACCTGCTCAACGACGAACGCGCCCGGCTCTGGCCGCGCGCGATGACGACGCTGACGACCCACGACACCAAGCGCAGCGAGGACGTCCGTTCCCGGATCATCGGCCTGACCGAGATTCCCACGGAGTTCGCGGAGTTCGTTGACCGGCTCTCCGGCCTCGTCCCCGCCCCGGACCCGGCAACCGGTCTGTTTCTCTTACAAAACCTCATCGGCGTGTGGCCGGCCGACGGCGCCGTCTCCGACACCCTGGTACAGCGCTTCCAGGACTACAGTCTCAAGGCCATCCGCGAGGCCGGGGTGCGCACCTCCTGGGTCGATCAGGACCCCGCCTTCGAGACCGCGGTCGCTGACTGGGTCGACGCGCTCATGCGTGGCCCAGCCGCCCCCATCATCACCGCTTTCGTCGCCCCGCTCGCTGACACCGCGGTGTGCGTCAGCCTGTCGCGCAAGCTCCTCCAACTCATCGCCCCGGGCATCCCGGACGTCTACCAGGGCCAGGAGCTCTTCGACGACTCCCTGGTGGACCCGGACAACCGCCGCTTCGTGGACTACACGGCCCGCCGGCAGCTGCTGCAACAGCTGGACATCACTGCCGAGCTCCGGGCCGACGACGACCCGAACCTCGCTCTCCTGCACACCGTGCGCGAGGCGCTGCGACTGCGCCGGAGGTTGCCGGAAATGTTCGACGGCGGCCGCTACGAAGCAGTCTTCGCCGAGGGTCCGCGCGCCGGCCACCTGGTGGGCATGGCCCGCGGCTACGCGGACTCCACCGCTGTCATCGCGGTGGGTACCCGCCGCCCTCACACGCTCGACGTGAGCGGCGGCTGGCAGGACACCACCCTCACGCTTCCGGAGGGCGAGTGGGTAGACAAGCTCTCGGGCCGACGCCTGTCCGGCGTGGTTCCGGCCGCCGACGTGTTTGCCGACTTCCCCACCGCGCTCCTCGTCAACGCCCAGCTCGATGAGCAGACTCGCTAG
- a CDS encoding exonuclease domain-containing protein: protein MFNAHGATVEVEPGFVVGHRSALAAALSGEDSFRISLADATGVDVHEPTALLPGRVRVLGTGADIAVAPNQQAVARDLAEAISAALRGETAEVGVDGLDFVAVDVETANSRWGSICQVGASRFRHGQLAAQREWWCRPPAGIDSFDEANVAIHGITADAVADQPRFGEILDDVVAFVGDDVVIAHNAQFDASAIRDAAQASGLAAPSWRFGCTLALARARRLDVANHRLPTLAAHFGIEQTAHHDAGDDAVVAGRLLVALARDRGYAGSTEKLFDADSLNLGELSDRLVTPVSVHRTRPAPAAATPATPSPAWRKVATPTTVPEANPNADPHHPLFGHNVTLTGDFDPLDKGELWERIAECGATIGKNVTKKTTILVAGAWKTTTSKEKKAREYIDKGQNIEIWSATQLIAALDSAGAASR, encoded by the coding sequence ATGTTTAACGCCCACGGTGCCACCGTCGAGGTGGAGCCGGGGTTCGTGGTAGGGCACCGCAGCGCCTTGGCGGCTGCGTTGTCCGGCGAGGACTCCTTCCGGATTTCCCTGGCCGACGCCACCGGCGTCGACGTTCACGAGCCCACCGCCCTGCTGCCCGGCCGGGTCCGTGTGCTCGGCACCGGCGCCGACATCGCCGTCGCCCCGAACCAGCAGGCCGTGGCCCGTGACCTCGCCGAGGCGATCTCCGCCGCCCTGCGCGGTGAGACCGCGGAGGTGGGCGTGGACGGCCTCGACTTCGTGGCCGTGGACGTCGAGACGGCCAATAGCCGGTGGGGGTCCATCTGCCAGGTCGGGGCTTCGCGCTTCCGTCATGGTCAGCTTGCGGCGCAGCGCGAGTGGTGGTGCCGGCCCCCGGCCGGGATCGATAGCTTCGACGAAGCGAACGTGGCCATCCACGGCATCACCGCCGACGCCGTGGCGGATCAGCCTCGCTTCGGCGAGATCCTCGACGACGTGGTGGCCTTCGTCGGCGACGACGTCGTCATCGCCCACAATGCTCAGTTCGACGCCTCGGCCATTCGGGACGCCGCCCAAGCCAGCGGGCTGGCTGCCCCGTCGTGGCGCTTCGGCTGCACGCTCGCTCTTGCCCGCGCGCGTCGGCTCGACGTCGCTAATCACCGCCTGCCCACGTTGGCCGCGCATTTCGGCATCGAGCAGACCGCGCACCACGACGCCGGCGATGACGCCGTCGTCGCCGGGCGCCTCCTCGTTGCCCTGGCCCGTGACCGCGGGTATGCGGGCTCCACCGAGAAGCTCTTCGACGCCGACTCGCTCAACCTAGGCGAGCTGTCTGACCGTCTCGTTACCCCCGTGTCGGTGCACCGCACCCGACCGGCCCCGGCCGCGGCGACCCCGGCGACACCGTCACCGGCGTGGCGGAAGGTGGCGACTCCGACGACCGTGCCGGAGGCGAACCCCAACGCCGATCCCCACCATCCGCTCTTTGGCCACAACGTCACCCTCACCGGGGACTTCGACCCCCTGGACAAGGGGGAATTGTGGGAGCGGATCGCCGAGTGCGGGGCGACCATCGGCAAGAACGTCACGAAGAAGACGACCATCCTCGTGGCCGGGGCGTGGAAGACGACCACCTCGAAGGAGAAGAAGGCGCGGGAGTACATCGACAAGGGTCAGAACATCGAGATCTGGTCAGCGACCCAGCTGATCGCCGCGCTCGATAGTGCGGGGGCAGCGTCGCGATAG
- a CDS encoding GTP pyrophosphokinase, whose protein sequence is MSRLARLGTAYHEWVRHHPQASDDFADAFEDLLTDGGVTFDRVSARVKTWPSLKAKAQKRRADGRLAYPDPWNDIHDLIGVRINVYHSTEIPVALAVLRESFEVVRSVDKTAQTRVSGGFGYGSHHLVLRVPPHHEDLRAYAGMRLEAQVRTVLQHAWAEFEHDIRYKSGQLDPQVDRAFTLAAGLIELADQQFDQIAALRKPTASQPDRGDVDISAETLPGILAMLLGTRFPPSRSENYRWLEELLAANGVTTVAELSALLDPAAIASLDERLHYRFTPGQVRLIDDLLLLRFGQQHIDRTGTTGYRAKNRPRRLAERLAKLRP, encoded by the coding sequence ATGAGCAGACTCGCTAGGCTCGGCACGGCCTATCACGAGTGGGTGCGCCACCACCCACAGGCCAGCGACGACTTCGCAGACGCTTTCGAGGACCTGCTCACCGACGGCGGCGTCACCTTCGACCGGGTCAGTGCCCGCGTGAAGACCTGGCCGTCGCTCAAGGCGAAGGCGCAGAAGCGGCGCGCCGACGGCCGCCTGGCCTACCCGGATCCGTGGAATGACATCCACGATCTCATCGGAGTGCGCATCAACGTCTATCACTCCACGGAGATCCCCGTCGCGCTCGCGGTGTTGCGCGAGTCCTTCGAGGTGGTCCGCTCCGTCGATAAAACCGCCCAGACCCGGGTCTCCGGGGGTTTTGGATACGGTTCCCACCACCTGGTGCTGCGTGTTCCGCCGCATCACGAGGACCTTCGGGCCTACGCCGGAATGCGCCTGGAGGCCCAGGTGCGCACGGTCCTGCAGCACGCGTGGGCCGAGTTCGAGCACGACATCCGCTACAAGTCCGGCCAGTTGGATCCCCAGGTGGACCGGGCGTTCACGCTCGCCGCCGGACTCATCGAGTTGGCGGATCAGCAATTCGACCAGATCGCGGCCCTGCGTAAGCCCACCGCCAGCCAGCCGGATCGCGGCGACGTGGACATCAGCGCCGAGACCCTCCCCGGGATTTTGGCGATGCTGCTCGGCACCCGCTTCCCCCCATCGCGTTCGGAGAATTACCGCTGGTTGGAGGAGCTCCTGGCCGCCAATGGCGTGACCACGGTAGCCGAGCTCAGTGCGCTGCTCGACCCTGCCGCTATCGCCTCCCTCGACGAGCGACTGCACTACCGCTTCACCCCCGGCCAGGTACGCCTCATCGACGATCTGCTGCTTCTGCGCTTCGGCCAGCAGCACATCGACCGGACGGGAACCACCGGCTACCGGGCGAAGAACCGCCCCCGTCGTCTGGCGGAGCGGCTGGCGAAGCTGCGCCCCTAG
- a CDS encoding histidinol-phosphate transaminase: MQDNTLAAEVTLADLPLREELRGKTAYGAPQLSVPVQLNTNENPYSPSPALIEDLLAEIARLAPTLNRYPERDAVELRDALADYVSGQTGVPVTRDNVWAANGSNEVLQQLLQAFGGPGRSAMGFTPSYSMHPILSAGTQTEFLEVARGADFRIDVDQAVAAIATQRPDIVFVTTPNNPTGDVTELADLRRILDAAPGIVIVDEAYAEFSDSPSATTLLADYPATLVVSRTMSKAFDFAGGRLGYFVAAPAFVEAVMLVRLPYHLSVLSQAAAIVALRHRADTLATVAQLASERDRVAAALTEYGYTCVPSESNFLFFGHFEDPHAAWEKFLDRGVLIRDVGVGGHLRVTIGLPEENDAFLAAARDISN, translated from the coding sequence ATGCAGGACAACACCCTAGCCGCCGAGGTCACCCTCGCTGACCTGCCGCTGCGCGAAGAGCTCCGCGGAAAAACCGCATACGGTGCCCCGCAGCTGAGCGTGCCGGTGCAACTGAACACCAACGAAAACCCTTACTCGCCCTCGCCGGCGCTCATTGAGGACCTGCTCGCCGAGATCGCCCGGTTGGCCCCGACCCTCAACCGCTACCCGGAGCGGGACGCCGTGGAACTGCGCGACGCCCTCGCGGACTACGTCAGCGGCCAGACCGGCGTGCCGGTAACCAGGGACAACGTGTGGGCGGCCAACGGCTCCAACGAGGTCTTGCAACAGCTGCTGCAAGCCTTCGGCGGCCCTGGTCGCTCCGCGATGGGGTTCACGCCGTCGTATTCCATGCACCCGATTCTCTCCGCTGGCACCCAGACCGAGTTTCTGGAGGTTGCCCGCGGGGCGGACTTCCGCATCGACGTCGACCAGGCCGTGGCCGCCATCGCCACCCAGCGCCCCGACATCGTCTTCGTCACCACCCCGAACAACCCCACCGGCGACGTGACGGAACTTGCCGACCTGCGGCGAATCCTCGACGCCGCGCCGGGCATCGTCATTGTCGACGAGGCCTACGCGGAGTTCTCGGACTCGCCCTCGGCGACGACGCTGCTCGCCGACTACCCGGCCACGCTCGTCGTGTCGCGCACCATGAGCAAAGCCTTTGACTTCGCCGGCGGGCGGCTCGGCTACTTCGTCGCCGCGCCCGCGTTCGTCGAGGCGGTCATGCTCGTGCGCCTGCCGTACCACCTGTCGGTGCTGTCGCAGGCGGCTGCCATCGTCGCCCTGCGGCACCGCGCGGACACGCTCGCGACCGTCGCGCAGCTGGCGTCGGAGCGTGACCGCGTCGCCGCCGCCCTCACCGAGTACGGCTACACCTGCGTGCCCAGTGAATCCAATTTCCTCTTCTTTGGCCACTTCGAGGACCCGCACGCCGCCTGGGAGAAGTTCCTCGACCGGGGGGTGCTCATCCGCGACGTGGGTGTTGGCGGGCACCTGCGCGTGACCATCGGGCTGCCGGAGGAAAACGACGCCTTCCTCGCCGCGGCCCGCGACATCAGCAATTAG
- a CDS encoding RNA-binding S4 domain-containing protein yields MTQPDGRPVRVDAWVWAVRVFKTRSEAAEAVRAGHVKVNGVAVKPAQQVVPGDRVRIWHHHRIYDLEVLATVSKRVGAPVARRCYADHSPPEPPRGAMPVRDRGAGRPTKKERRQLEKLRGR; encoded by the coding sequence GTGACGCAGCCCGACGGCCGTCCCGTCCGCGTCGACGCCTGGGTGTGGGCGGTTCGGGTATTCAAGACCCGCTCCGAGGCTGCGGAAGCGGTGCGCGCCGGGCACGTCAAGGTCAACGGGGTCGCCGTCAAGCCGGCCCAGCAGGTGGTCCCCGGGGACCGGGTGCGGATCTGGCACCACCACCGCATCTATGACCTGGAGGTGCTGGCGACGGTGAGCAAGCGGGTCGGGGCGCCAGTGGCGCGCCGCTGCTACGCGGATCACTCTCCGCCGGAGCCGCCGCGTGGCGCTATGCCGGTGCGTGACCGGGGCGCGGGACGCCCGACGAAGAAGGAACGCCGCCAGCTGGAGAAGCTGCGGGGACGCTAG
- a CDS encoding TetR family transcriptional regulator, translating to MMCTVHLQRDTIVDAATEILDTYGLADMTMRRVATQLQVAPGALYWHVPNKQALLAAVAARILSPCLSAGAPSDAREFCGLLYEQLRSVTDAADVVAAALAPAESPLRSALHEQLRARLSGVDDAELVADALVLLIVGATAREQLAGSDTPSVVAAYVDLVLRGC from the coding sequence ATGATGTGCACCGTGCACTTACAGCGAGACACCATCGTGGACGCCGCCACCGAGATTCTCGACACCTACGGTCTCGCCGACATGACCATGCGCCGAGTCGCCACTCAGCTGCAGGTAGCGCCCGGGGCGCTGTACTGGCATGTGCCGAACAAGCAAGCCCTGCTTGCGGCGGTCGCGGCCCGCATCCTCAGTCCCTGTCTGAGCGCCGGCGCGCCGTCGGACGCCCGGGAGTTCTGTGGCCTCCTGTACGAGCAGCTGCGCTCCGTCACCGATGCGGCGGACGTCGTCGCGGCCGCGTTGGCGCCTGCGGAGTCGCCGCTGCGCTCAGCACTGCACGAGCAGCTTCGTGCCCGGCTCAGCGGTGTCGACGACGCCGAGCTCGTGGCCGACGCGCTGGTTCTGCTCATCGTTGGTGCCACGGCCCGGGAGCAGTTGGCGGGCTCGGATACCCCTTCAGTGGTAGCGGCCTACGTCGATCTTGTTTTACGAGGCTGCTAA
- the hisD gene encoding histidinol dehydrogenase: MLSVIDLRGQTPSTSQLRRSLPRGGTDVASMLPTVQPIVEDVRSRGAEAALEYGERFDHIRPESVRVPAEVVSAAVDTLSPEVTRALEEAMARIRTVHREQKPADHTTTLAPGATVTEKFLPVERVGLYVPGGQAVYPSSVLMNVIPAQEAGATSLVVASPPQAEHGGWPHPTILAACHLLGVDEVWAVGGAQAVALLAYGDDAADLVPVDMITGPGNIFVTAAKRLVNGVVGIDAEAGPTEIAILADETADPVHVAYDLISQAEHDQLAASVLITDSEDLARAVDAEVSARYTVTRNAERVEVALTGRQSGIVLVDDLQAGIAAADAYAAEHLEIHTRDARAVAERITHAGAIFVGTYAPVPLGDYAAGSNHVLPTSGTARFAAGLSTHTFLRPVNLIEYDRAALANIGPHIVALADAEALPAHGEAIRARFSDSPESED, from the coding sequence ATGCTCAGTGTCATTGATCTTCGAGGCCAGACTCCGTCGACCTCCCAACTGCGTCGTAGTCTTCCCCGCGGTGGCACGGACGTCGCCTCCATGCTTCCCACCGTCCAGCCGATCGTCGAGGACGTCCGCAGCCGCGGCGCCGAGGCAGCGCTGGAGTACGGAGAACGCTTCGATCACATCCGACCCGAATCGGTGCGAGTGCCCGCCGAAGTCGTTTCCGCCGCCGTGGACACCCTGTCGCCGGAGGTCACCCGGGCGCTGGAAGAAGCGATGGCGCGGATCCGGACGGTGCACCGCGAGCAAAAGCCGGCGGATCACACCACCACGTTAGCGCCGGGGGCCACGGTGACGGAGAAGTTCCTCCCGGTTGAGCGGGTGGGTCTTTACGTGCCGGGCGGCCAGGCCGTCTACCCGTCGAGCGTGCTCATGAACGTCATCCCGGCGCAGGAGGCCGGTGCGACGTCGCTGGTCGTGGCCAGCCCGCCGCAGGCGGAGCATGGCGGCTGGCCCCACCCGACCATCCTCGCCGCTTGCCACCTGCTCGGGGTGGACGAGGTGTGGGCGGTCGGCGGGGCCCAGGCCGTCGCCCTGCTCGCTTATGGCGACGACGCCGCCGACCTCGTGCCGGTGGACATGATCACCGGCCCGGGCAACATTTTCGTGACCGCGGCGAAGCGGCTGGTCAACGGGGTGGTTGGCATCGACGCCGAGGCCGGCCCCACCGAGATCGCCATCCTCGCCGACGAGACTGCCGACCCGGTGCACGTTGCCTACGACCTCATCAGCCAGGCCGAACACGATCAGCTGGCCGCCAGCGTGCTCATTACGGACTCCGAAGACCTGGCTCGCGCCGTCGACGCCGAAGTGTCCGCCCGCTACACCGTCACCCGCAACGCCGAACGCGTCGAGGTGGCCCTCACCGGACGCCAGTCCGGCATCGTGCTCGTCGACGACCTTCAAGCGGGCATCGCCGCCGCCGACGCCTACGCCGCCGAGCACCTGGAGATCCACACCCGTGACGCCCGGGCGGTTGCCGAGCGCATCACGCACGCGGGGGCAATCTTCGTGGGCACGTACGCGCCAGTGCCGCTCGGCGACTACGCGGCCGGCTCCAATCACGTGCTGCCTACCTCCGGGACGGCGCGCTTCGCTGCCGGCCTGAGCACCCACACCTTCCTGCGCCCGGTGAACCTCATCGAATATGACCGGGCGGCGTTGGCGAACATTGGCCCGCACATCGTCGCCCTCGCCGACGCGGAGGCGCTGCCGGCGCACGGCGAGGCAATCCGCGCCCGCTTCAGCGACTCCCCTGAGAGCGAGGACTAG